The following coding sequences lie in one Mesorhizobium sp. NZP2298 genomic window:
- a CDS encoding competence/damage-inducible protein A, which translates to MTEIVTAAMLVIGDEILSGRTKDKNIGHLADIMTAIGIDLKEVRIVPDEEDEIIAAVNAVRARYTYVFTTGGIGPTHDDITADSIAKAFGVPCEYDAKAYAMLEASYAARGIEYTEARKRMARMPRGADHIDNPVSVAPGFRIGNVHVMAGVPSIFQAMLDNVVPTLKTGTKMLSATVHCPFGEGLVGGPLGEIQKAHPDTIIGSYPKYGDGKFWTELVVRARSQEALDAARADVEAMVAGFAAKAS; encoded by the coding sequence ATGACCGAAATCGTTACCGCCGCCATGCTCGTCATCGGCGATGAAATCTTGTCCGGCCGCACCAAGGACAAGAATATCGGCCACCTCGCCGATATCATGACTGCGATCGGCATCGACCTGAAGGAGGTGCGCATTGTTCCCGACGAGGAAGACGAGATCATAGCCGCGGTGAATGCCGTGCGCGCGCGCTACACCTATGTGTTCACCACCGGCGGCATCGGCCCGACCCATGACGACATCACTGCCGATTCGATCGCCAAGGCGTTCGGTGTTCCCTGCGAATACGACGCCAAGGCCTATGCGATGCTGGAGGCGAGCTATGCCGCGCGCGGCATCGAGTACACAGAGGCGCGCAAGCGCATGGCGCGAATGCCGCGCGGGGCCGACCACATCGACAACCCAGTGTCCGTGGCGCCCGGCTTTCGCATCGGCAACGTCCACGTCATGGCCGGCGTGCCCTCGATCTTCCAGGCCATGCTCGACAATGTCGTGCCGACACTGAAGACCGGCACGAAGATGCTGTCGGCGACGGTGCACTGTCCGTTCGGCGAGGGCCTCGTCGGAGGCCCATTGGGCGAGATCCAGAAAGCGCATCCGGACACGATTATCGGCTCCTATCCGAAATATGGCGATGGCAAATTCTGGACCGAACTGGTGGTTCGCGCCCGCAGCCAGGAGGCCCTCGACGCCGCGCGCGCCGATGTCGAGGCGATGGTGGCGGGTTTCGCCGCCAAGGCGAGCTGA
- a CDS encoding universal stress protein gives MHFKTIVAILQNEQDAERVLDCAIPLASRFQSHLIGIHAEALPVPYTSATGFPDTEFLQVSADMSRERAEKLQAVFLKQIEDSGLSFEWRSLESFSGDSALSGISSVRAADLIIAAQSETGSDPSADVGTLVYDAGRPVLVVPPQGPLLTTFKHVLLVWNGSKEAARAAFDALPFIIEAEKTEILIIDPPDTLDDSPEAAGTEIASSLSRHGASVGVCVQKSGGIPVEDMIQTRIVETGADLLVLGAYSHSWLRRLLFGGVTRSVLRTAPVAAFLSR, from the coding sequence ATGCACTTCAAGACCATCGTTGCAATTCTGCAGAACGAGCAGGACGCGGAGCGCGTGCTCGACTGCGCCATTCCGCTCGCAAGCCGCTTCCAGAGCCATCTGATCGGCATCCATGCCGAGGCGCTTCCGGTGCCCTACACCTCGGCAACCGGTTTTCCCGACACGGAGTTCCTGCAGGTATCGGCCGATATGAGCCGCGAACGCGCCGAAAAGCTTCAGGCGGTTTTTCTCAAGCAAATCGAGGATTCAGGCCTGTCCTTCGAATGGCGCAGCCTGGAGAGCTTCTCCGGCGACAGCGCCCTGAGCGGTATTTCGAGCGTGCGCGCCGCCGACCTGATCATCGCGGCGCAGAGTGAAACCGGCAGCGATCCGAGCGCGGATGTGGGCACGCTGGTCTATGATGCCGGCCGACCGGTGCTGGTGGTGCCGCCTCAGGGACCGTTGCTCACCACTTTCAAGCACGTGCTGCTCGTCTGGAACGGCAGCAAGGAGGCGGCGCGCGCCGCCTTTGACGCATTACCCTTCATCATCGAGGCCGAGAAGACCGAGATTTTGATCATCGACCCGCCCGATACGCTCGATGACAGCCCGGAGGCAGCCGGTACCGAAATCGCTTCGTCCCTTTCACGTCATGGTGCCAGCGTCGGCGTGTGCGTACAAAAATCGGGGGGCATCCCGGTCGAGGACATGATCCAGACGAGGATCGTCGAGACCGGCGCCGATCTGCTCGTTCTTGGCGCCTATAGCCATTCGTGGCTGCGTCGGCTCCTGTTCGGCGGAGTGACACGCTCGGTGTTGCGCACCGCGCCGGTGGCGGCCTTCCTGTCGCGGTAA
- the gpt gene encoding xanthine phosphoribosyltransferase codes for MSLPEKAFPVSWDQFHRDARALAWRLAGANKGQWKAIVCITRGGLVPAAIISRELGIRIIETVCVASYHDYSSQGQLQVLKEVTPALLAEDGAGVLIIDDLTDTGKTAGIVRAMMPKAHFATVYAKPKGRPLVDTFVTEVSQDTWIYFPWDMGFTYQKPIADDHVG; via the coding sequence ATGTCCCTTCCCGAAAAAGCCTTCCCGGTCTCCTGGGACCAGTTCCATCGTGACGCCCGCGCGCTCGCCTGGCGGCTTGCCGGCGCCAACAAGGGTCAATGGAAGGCGATCGTGTGCATCACGCGCGGCGGGCTGGTTCCGGCCGCCATCATCTCGCGCGAACTCGGCATCCGCATCATCGAGACGGTATGCGTCGCCTCCTATCACGACTATTCCAGCCAGGGGCAGTTGCAGGTGCTGAAGGAAGTCACCCCCGCGCTGCTTGCCGAGGATGGCGCGGGCGTGCTGATCATCGATGACCTGACCGACACCGGCAAGACCGCGGGCATCGTTCGGGCGATGATGCCCAAGGCCCACTTCGCCACTGTCTACGCCAAGCCCAAGGGCCGGCCGCTGGTCGATACTTTCGTCACCGAAGTCAGCCAGGACACCTGGATCTATTTCCCCTGGGACATGGGCTTCACCTACCAGAAGCCGATCGCCGACGATCACGTCGGCTGA
- a CDS encoding NUDIX hydrolase, which yields MLTRPTTHNHLAERVRRLFGTAPCRLQVAALPWRDTGNGVEIMLITSRDTGRWVLPKGWPEAKEPLCEAAAREAGEEAGLRGSVSHLEAGRYFYAKMLASGEEVPCEVLVFPLHVEKIADRWKEKHSRTRKWVNSSEAVRMVNEPDLCQIIAYFCADPHRFS from the coding sequence ATGTTGACGAGGCCAACGACGCACAACCATTTGGCTGAAAGGGTCCGGCGACTCTTCGGCACCGCGCCGTGCCGCCTGCAGGTTGCCGCCCTCCCCTGGCGCGATACCGGGAACGGCGTCGAGATCATGCTCATTACCAGCCGTGATACCGGCCGCTGGGTGTTGCCGAAGGGCTGGCCGGAGGCCAAGGAGCCGCTTTGCGAAGCGGCGGCCCGGGAGGCCGGCGAGGAAGCCGGATTGCGCGGAAGCGTCTCCCATCTCGAAGCCGGCCGTTACTTCTATGCCAAGATGCTGGCTTCGGGTGAAGAGGTGCCTTGCGAGGTGCTGGTATTCCCGCTGCACGTCGAAAAGATCGCCGATCGTTGGAAGGAAAAACACTCCCGCACCCGCAAATGGGTCAATTCCAGCGAAGCGGTGCGCATGGTCAATGAACCCGACCTTTGCCAGATCATTGCCTATTTCTGCGCCGACCCGCACAGATTCTCCTAG
- a CDS encoding PilZ domain-containing protein has product MANPVNPLQQEPGEPKREHRPRVLKGGSVITGIQNSEVAVMLRNQHASGAELKIPLEARVPDRFLLYVPLDGVAYRCEVRWRRNDRIGVQFTGTEPKPKLHYG; this is encoded by the coding sequence ATGGCGAACCCTGTAAACCCACTTCAGCAAGAACCCGGCGAGCCGAAGCGCGAGCACCGTCCCCGCGTGCTCAAGGGCGGTTCCGTCATCACCGGGATTCAAAACTCGGAAGTCGCCGTTATGCTGCGCAACCAGCATGCGAGCGGCGCAGAATTGAAAATACCGCTCGAGGCCCGGGTTCCCGATCGATTCCTTCTCTATGTGCCGCTCGACGGCGTGGCCTACCGCTGCGAGGTCCGCTGGCGCCGCAATGACCGGATCGGCGTGCAGTTCACCGGCACCGAGCCGAAGCCGAAGCTGCATTACGGCTGA